In the Parashewanella tropica genome, TGAGCGAGGACTTGTTCAATTAATCGTTTTAGTTCTTCACCTTTATACATTTGACTTAACTGAGTTAAACACGAATCATTGAAGACTATTTCACATAACTCTGGCGATTCTTGTGCCATACCTGCCTGAGCATCAGGTAAACTGTCTGAAAATGGTAAATAAGGTTTGATATCCAGAATTGGCGTACCATCAACCAAATCCATACCTGAAATATCAATAATGACTTGGTTTGACTCAAACCTTACCCCTTCAAGCTTTACTACCGATTGACCAATACCGTTTGGACGAAAGGTTGATCGAGTGGCAAATACACCAATTTTTTCGTTACCGCCAAGGCGAGGGGGGCGAACTTTAGCTTTAAAGC is a window encoding:
- the tsaA gene encoding tRNA (N6-threonylcarbamoyladenosine(37)-N6)-methyltransferase TrmO, which gives rise to MFTQTIEAVGICKTPYQQKFGIPRQPGLVEAKGQIRLTGEYNHLDFVQGIEQYSHLWLLFSFHENLEQGFKAKVRPPRLGGNEKIGVFATRSTFRPNGIGQSVVKLEGVRFESNQVIIDISGMDLVDGTPILDIKPYLPFSDSLPDAQAGMAQESPELCEIVFNDSCLTQLSQMYKGEELKRLIEQVLAQDPRPAYKKNKPDDKQYFITLDKFNIGWQVIEQCIVVFSIELIKA